The Sorghum bicolor cultivar BTx623 chromosome 6, Sorghum_bicolor_NCBIv3, whole genome shotgun sequence genome contains the following window.
AATAATTTAAGAGATGAATTTTTAAGCCTAATCAATTTATGATTTGACAATGTGGTGCTAAACATATTAATAATAAAGGATTACttagacttaataaatttatctcgtaaattacagaggacttttgtaatttattttattattattattattcaaatacttagggcctgtttgtcaTAACTCACAATAGTTTCATGAGCTGTTATaaactttttttttgccaaacactcttTTCCAAAACAACTTTATAGGTGAAGATATTTTTCTTCTCCTGTCACAAAGACATGAGTTGAGATAAAGCTGAAGAAAGTAGCTTATGCTAGCTCTCTCCTATTTCTTTCTTTCATCCATGcatgaagctgttttgccaAATAACTTTTTAAAACAGCTCAACTTTATCTAAAAAATTGTTTATAAAACTatcgttttttttaaaaaacaactTTAAAGCTGAACTGTGGGCCTCAATATGACACCCCTAAATTTTGGCGGCTGGATTTAAACACCCTCCCCACCCCCGGTCGTGAGGACGAGCACTGTTCTTCACGAAAGCCATCTACAACACTGTTTAGCACTGTAGCATCATACCGGACCCTTGCCTGCGAAATCGGACAGCCACGGATGCGCGCGCCTGTTAGCTTTGAAAGTACTGCTCACTAAgttattatgaaaaaaatattaCTGAATAGCTATAAGATTCAGTAGATAAGCTTAATTGAACAGGCTTAACTTGCAGTGGCAGTAACCACTGCATTTTATCTCCGTCGcagtaacaaaaagaaaaaccgTTCAGGAGAAGCCAAGGTTATATTATCCAACACAATTATACCACGGTAAAAACAAAGTACTGTTTCTAACAACACCATTTGAACTTTCAACCCTTTTCTTCATTGGTGATGGAACTGATCACATCAATTACAAACAAAAGCCAAAAATGCCTTGGCTTTTCGGAGGaacaataaataaaaataactaaaatCTGACCCCAGTCCGTTCCTCTTCAGTTCCGCACCAATTCTACCCCTCCTTTCCCCTGTATATGTCACCTACATGTCTAAGACAACAATCATGGGTTCTAGAGGTTTCCAGATGGTTCCAGAAGGTACAACAACTCTTGCTCCCAGGCTGCAGATTACTTGTACAATTGAATTGGCCATCAGAATTTGCCAACGTGAATGGAGATTAGCTGTTCAAACTGAGCAACAGAAGTGATCAATCAATCATATGTATCTGCCGTTATATttatatccattatctaaaaaaatgtaTCTGCCGTTGCCCACCTCAGTATAGCTTTGTGAACTCGGCGTTCTGGTTAGGTTCTCCGAGCCTGAACGCATCCCTCTCAATCAGGACATGCAAGGAGCTCATTGTCTTGACCAAAGATGCCCAGATCAAGGGCGCACAGCAGAAAGCATACGCAAACACTGCCAATGCCCTAACAACACCATTTAGATACCAAGGGAAGGCCATCACCAATAGTGCGCCGATGAATCCAAACCATGTTGTGAGTACGGTCATCGGGTGGAGGAGGAAAACGTTGATCACGATGgaagaaagagagaaagaaCCGAGCAAGTAGAGAGGCCAGCCAAGCAGTGGATGCACGGTCCTTGGGATGATGAAGAAGGGTATGGTGTAGGCAGCAAGTATGGACCAAGCTGCCACTACTCTCAGAAGGGAGAGCAAGAACATAGTGTTTTTCTCCATTCTTCGGTTGTAGCACATCTTGGACAAGCTAGGCCGCGCCAGTCGGGTCACTGCTATGACTCCAATGTACAGTACAGCCTGAATTAATACTACTGGTATCTCCGATGAATACCTGTTTTGCATAACATTAAGTCATTAACATATCACAAGGAAACATAAGTTCTGCATTTCAGAAACTAAAAGTCAGCATTCTTAACCAGCATGACCTCCCCCTAACCCCCCAACTTAGGAGCCCTTAATTATGAGAATCCCCTACTTTGTGGAACTTTATATTACCAAAGATAAAAAAGAAACATGACAATTTCCTGCCTTATGTAACTTTATCCTAAAAGACAAAAAGGCATGGTAATGCTTTTCCCTCCTATGCATCTTTATTCTAAAGAAGATAGAATGCATTTCTTCGTGACATGTTACCAACCACGTCAGGATATAATAATGTGGACATCCTTATCTGGTTCTGTAGGATGTCACTAAGGTTAGAATTTGAGCATGCAATAGAAATAAGCATCACAAAAAGGAAAGTAAAATAGACCACTCACCCTAGGTTTTCACGACGTTGTTCATGCCACGAGAGCCCCAAAGGTAAAACTGGCCAAGACCACCAGTACCATGGCTTAAACCATGGAGCACTCGGAAATGTAATCACACTGTTCGGTCCACATGGAATACTCCAGCGAAGCTTCAGATCTGAAAGTCTAGTCTGTTAGTCTGGACCAACAGAATGTTTGAGAATGTGGAATAATCATACTGCTACAAGCACTCACAATAGTAAGACGCATCCATCTGGTAGCCTAGAGGGAGGCGATAAGTACCCTGAAGTTTTGTACCATTAGCTGGTGGATGGAACATTGGCTGATCAAGCAAGTCTGGGAAATAACTAGCAAGGAAGCCTTGGTCGGCACCATCTGGGTTTTCACGTCCAACCGCTAGCTCATGTAGCATGTTTTTAAAAACATCCATTGAGGGCTGGAAACAAAataaagttaaaaaaaattgtGTTGCTGAGGACATCTGAGTTGAAAGGTAAGAACGGAAATTACACCAAACTCCTGAGGATGGCTAATAGATTTCAGGTAAAAAAATG
Protein-coding sequences here:
- the LOC8055970 gene encoding putative glucuronosyltransferase PGSIP8; this translates as MRARQIKRRSREEKKRERKKISTAPEARRRRACVRHLRRLHRAGDRAPARGADAPGPGGVRTRGPRSYPDLGVVLGSGGSFGPCFPLVGMGWSAGLCWWLVAAVWVAAAAALVAAEGEVEVAVAVGAAPRRHAYASMMYMGTPRDYEFYVATRVMMRSLRRLSADADRVVIASLDVPPLWVQALKDDGVKVVSVENLKNPYEKQENFNMRFKLTLNKLYAWSLISYERVVMLDSDNIFLQNTDELFQCGQFCAVFINPCIFHTGLFVLQPSMDVFKNMLHELAVGRENPDGADQGFLASYFPDLLDQPMFHPPANGTKLQGTYRLPLGYQMDASYYYLKLRWSIPCGPNSVITFPSAPWFKPWYWWSWPVLPLGLSWHEQRRENLGYSSEIPVVLIQAVLYIGVIAVTRLARPSLSKMCYNRRMEKNTMFLLSLLRVVAAWSILAAYTIPFFIIPRTVHPLLGWPLYLLGSFSLSSIVINVFLLHPMTVLTTWFGFIGALLVMAFPWYLNGVVRALAVFAYAFCCAPLIWASLVKTMSSLHVLIERDAFRLGEPNQNAEFTKLY